The Actinomycetota bacterium genome window below encodes:
- a CDS encoding flavodoxin domain-containing protein gives MFGKSKKALIIYHTKTGHTGEAAEAVARGLEAGKVTVTVKPVSEARPDELEEYSILAVGSPTRGARPARVVKKFIKGLDRKALKGKKATVFSAYAGFRGKATLRRLRRLLRRRGAKVVLRGVAVKAGAPLSLWKGPQVSPEDVARLEELGRSLARKA, from the coding sequence ATGTTCGGGAAGAGCAAAAAAGCGCTGATAATCTACCACACCAAGACCGGGCATACCGGCGAGGCCGCGGAGGCGGTGGCCAGGGGACTGGAGGCGGGCAAGGTGACCGTGACGGTTAAACCCGTCTCCGAGGCACGGCCGGATGAATTGGAAGAATATTCCATATTGGCCGTGGGCAGTCCAACGCGGGGAGCCCGACCGGCGCGGGTGGTGAAGAAGTTCATAAAGGGGCTGGACCGCAAGGCCCTCAAGGGCAAGAAGGCCACCGTCTTCAGCGCCTATGCCGGCTTCCGTGGGAAGGCCACCCTGCGCCGCCTGCGGAGACTGCTGCGCCGGCGGGGGGCCAAGGTTGTGCTGCGCGGGGTGGCGGTCAAGGCGGGAGCCCCCCTTAGCCTGTGGAAGGGGCCGCAGGTCTCGCCCGAGGACGTGGCGCGCTTAGAGGAGCTGGGTCGCAGCCTGGCCCGGAAGGCCTGA
- a CDS encoding DUF72 domain-containing protein has product MPKGDIEMKPAKAELRVGTSGWHYAHWRGVFYPIQLPTREWLGFYASHFDTVEINNSFYRLPALETFAVWRDAVPEGFLFAVKANRFITHVKRLRDPREALTNFFRNMDGLREKTGPILFQLPPRWKADPERLRGFIRALPPGYRYVFEFRDPSWFAPEIYRILEDGGCALCSASSPSFPEARVETADFAFFRFHGGKVLYGSKYSTEELAEWADYARRLLKEGMDVYAYFNNDAFGYAVEDALAFRTLVQA; this is encoded by the coding sequence ATGCCGAAAGGGGACATCGAGATGAAGCCGGCGAAAGCTGAACTGCGGGTGGGAACCTCGGGATGGCACTACGCGCATTGGCGGGGCGTATTCTATCCGATCCAGCTTCCCACCCGCGAGTGGCTGGGCTTCTACGCCTCCCACTTCGACACCGTGGAAATAAACAACTCCTTCTACCGCCTTCCCGCCCTGGAGACCTTCGCCGTGTGGAGGGATGCCGTCCCGGAGGGCTTCCTCTTCGCGGTGAAAGCCAACCGCTTCATCACCCATGTCAAGAGGCTCCGGGATCCGCGGGAAGCACTTACCAATTTCTTCCGGAACATGGACGGGTTGAGGGAAAAGACGGGACCCATCCTCTTCCAGCTCCCTCCCCGGTGGAAGGCCGACCCGGAACGCCTGCGCGGGTTCATACGCGCGCTTCCGCCCGGCTACCGGTACGTCTTCGAGTTCCGTGACCCCTCCTGGTTCGCTCCCGAGATCTACCGCATCCTGGAGGATGGGGGATGCGCCCTGTGCTCCGCCAGTTCCCCGAGCTTCCCCGAGGCCAGGGTGGAGACGGCGGACTTCGCCTTCTTCCGCTTTCACGGCGGGAAGGTGCTCTACGGTTCCAAGTACTCCACCGAGGAGCTCGCGGAGTGGGCCGACTACGCCCGCCGCCTGTTGAAGGAGGGGATGGACGTATACGCCTACTTCAACAACGACGCCTTCGGTTACGCCGTGGAGGACGCCCTGGCCTTCCGTACCTTGGTCCAGGCTTGA
- a CDS encoding ATP-binding protein: MRILRRIFASLRGRIFLAVMLSGLLAGLSAGVASYVVARSMLKDRAEKDVAGVGNDVRRILEGVWIPTLKMEMRVLAEVAAGLYAVNPAPQALRSALAGQQVKVPGFKRINLFHPGGFFLGSTDPAYRGRVEEGISGLQPEEVRIVPFRREGEGTQTEYLMTVAAPIVINGEVIAVLVGDLTPEGISGELGSLTVGISGEVYLVDAEGRLITRPPRARPEMGLEILGEPLDTEGVRRVTEGENGVAEYRNYAGHKVLGGYFHLPETGWGILVEEDVGKAFADLTRLRNLVIYIVAGMALVSMLAAIILARMIARPLRQLREAADKLGLGDLDFRVEIRGSEELQGLVASFNRMADALQSSHLMLEEKVRQRTAELRTLYEMIFSLRGSRDPDEILQKALQAVMDFASCEMGWCYLATGDSFNLLYRRTPAGKTGRLPERFTAGEGPLGEVLAGGEAVFLEVGEIADVSGLARLFPAGSAVLLPLRSAKRTLGLICAASTSALHLGEESRRTLSALADEVGTALENAILYRELQEHVEELERANRELRSLDEMKSNFISTMTHELKQPLSLISGYAQTIRDYYESLTYEEELQCLQVILDRTEFLSRLVDELLDISLLEMGRVRLHREECDLEGLARKVASQQAAKNPDQPLVVDFSPDFPLVKADARRMEQVLTNLVSNAAKFSEGKGEIRIEGRAVGDRVRVRVLDRGIGIEPSQLKRIFNRFYQVDASIKRPYSGVGLGLFICRELVEAHGGRIWAENRPGGGAVVSFEMPREEEKPDSDMENE; the protein is encoded by the coding sequence ATGCGCATCCTGCGGAGGATTTTCGCCAGCCTTAGAGGGAGGATATTCCTGGCCGTCATGCTGTCCGGGCTGCTGGCCGGACTTTCCGCGGGGGTGGCCTCCTACGTCGTGGCCCGCTCCATGCTCAAGGACCGGGCGGAGAAGGACGTCGCCGGGGTAGGCAACGACGTGCGGAGGATCCTGGAGGGAGTCTGGATTCCCACCCTGAAGATGGAGATGCGGGTGCTGGCCGAGGTAGCCGCGGGCCTGTACGCCGTGAACCCCGCTCCCCAGGCGTTGAGGTCTGCCCTGGCCGGGCAGCAGGTGAAGGTCCCCGGCTTCAAGAGAATCAACCTCTTTCATCCCGGCGGTTTCTTCCTGGGGAGCACCGATCCCGCCTACCGGGGCCGGGTGGAGGAGGGCATAAGCGGTCTGCAGCCGGAGGAGGTGAGGATAGTCCCCTTTCGCAGGGAGGGAGAGGGCACGCAGACCGAGTACCTGATGACCGTGGCCGCCCCCATCGTGATAAACGGTGAGGTGATCGCCGTCCTGGTCGGGGACCTGACTCCCGAGGGGATAAGCGGCGAACTGGGCTCCCTCACGGTGGGGATATCCGGCGAGGTGTACCTGGTGGACGCCGAGGGCCGACTCATCACCCGTCCGCCTCGCGCCCGCCCGGAGATGGGCCTGGAGATCCTGGGCGAACCCCTGGATACCGAGGGGGTGCGCCGGGTGACGGAAGGGGAAAACGGGGTGGCCGAGTACCGCAATTATGCCGGGCACAAGGTGCTGGGCGGATATTTCCACCTCCCGGAGACGGGATGGGGCATCCTGGTGGAGGAGGACGTCGGTAAGGCCTTCGCTGACCTCACCCGCCTTCGTAACCTCGTCATATACATCGTTGCCGGAATGGCCCTGGTCTCCATGCTGGCCGCCATTATCTTAGCGCGCATGATAGCCCGCCCCCTGCGGCAGCTGCGGGAGGCAGCCGACAAGCTGGGCCTGGGAGACCTGGATTTCCGGGTGGAAATCCGGGGGAGCGAAGAACTGCAGGGCCTGGTGGCCAGCTTCAACCGCATGGCCGATGCCCTGCAGAGCTCTCACCTCATGCTGGAGGAGAAGGTGCGCCAGAGGACCGCCGAGCTGCGCACCCTTTACGAAATGATTTTCTCCCTGCGCGGTTCCCGGGACCCGGACGAGATCCTTCAGAAGGCCCTGCAGGCGGTCATGGATTTCGCCTCCTGCGAGATGGGATGGTGTTACCTGGCAACAGGGGATAGCTTCAACCTGCTTTACCGCCGCACGCCGGCCGGTAAGACGGGCAGGCTCCCGGAGCGGTTCACCGCCGGGGAGGGCCCGCTGGGCGAGGTCCTCGCCGGCGGGGAGGCCGTTTTCCTGGAGGTCGGTGAAATAGCAGATGTTTCCGGGCTCGCGAGATTGTTTCCCGCGGGTTCGGCGGTCCTTCTCCCACTACGCTCCGCCAAGAGGACGCTGGGTCTCATTTGCGCCGCCTCCACCTCCGCCTTGCACCTGGGGGAAGAATCCCGGCGCACTCTCTCCGCCCTGGCCGACGAGGTGGGAACCGCCCTGGAAAATGCCATACTCTACCGCGAGCTTCAGGAACACGTGGAGGAGCTGGAGAGGGCCAACCGGGAGCTGCGTTCCCTGGACGAGATGAAGTCCAACTTCATCTCCACGATGACCCACGAGCTCAAGCAACCACTTTCCCTCATCAGCGGCTACGCCCAGACCATCCGCGATTACTACGAGAGTCTGACCTACGAGGAGGAATTGCAGTGCCTCCAGGTCATCCTGGACAGGACCGAGTTCTTATCCAGGCTGGTGGACGAGCTCCTGGACATCTCCCTGCTGGAGATGGGAAGGGTAAGGCTCCACAGGGAGGAATGCGACCTCGAGGGACTGGCGCGCAAGGTGGCCTCCCAGCAAGCGGCGAAGAACCCGGACCAGCCTTTAGTGGTGGATTTCTCCCCTGACTTCCCCTTGGTGAAGGCCGACGCCCGCCGCATGGAACAGGTTCTCACCAACCTGGTCTCCAACGCCGCCAAGTTCTCCGAGGGCAAGGGCGAGATACGCATAGAGGGCCGAGCGGTGGGAGATCGCGTACGGGTGAGGGTCCTGGACCGGGGAATCGGTATCGAGCCCTCGCAGTTGAAGCGCATATTCAACCGCTTCTACCAGGTGGATGCCTCCATAAAGCGACCCTATTCTGGGGTGGGATTGGGCCTCTTCATCTGCCGGGAGCTGGTGGAGGCCCACGGGGGAAGAATATGGGCGGAGAACCGGCCCGGCGGAGGAGCGGTCGTCAGTTTCGAGATGCCGCGGGAGGAGGAAAAACCGGATAGCGACATGGAGAATGAATGA
- a CDS encoding TldD/PmbA family protein: MSLVDQDVAARVLKVALSRGGDFAELFAERRSGYNLRLEEGKVEENASGWETGAGIRVIYGESVAYAYTNDLSPTALEETARVAAAAAKAGKAEAVDLEKPLRRLPERYEHPARLDIDEFPRERKVELLHRADQAAREAGSRIVQVVVVLGDARQEVLIANSLGEVVTDLRMRVRMVVQAVAAHEGEIQTGHESPGILGGYELFQEFPPEEVGRAAALQALTMLEARPAPSGPMAVVIANGTGGVLFHEACGHGLEADAIYKKASVFAGRLDQKVASPLVTAYDDATLANRWGSFGYDDEGVRATRTPLIKEGVLVGYINDRKRALRDGTEPTGNGRRQSYRHVPIPRMSNTYIEAGGDRVEDIIADTELGLYARKLGGGEVNPVTGDFIFAVTEGYMIRKGKVAEPVKGATLIGNGPRVLLDIDAVGEDLDFDTGMCGKEGQAVPVCTGQPTLRVRELVVGGTTEVI; this comes from the coding sequence ATGTCTCTTGTGGACCAAGATGTTGCTGCCCGGGTGTTAAAGGTCGCCCTGTCCCGGGGAGGGGATTTCGCCGAGCTCTTCGCGGAGCGCAGGAGCGGGTACAACCTGCGCCTGGAGGAGGGCAAGGTGGAGGAGAACGCTTCCGGCTGGGAGACGGGCGCGGGAATCCGCGTCATTTACGGTGAGTCGGTGGCCTACGCCTATACCAACGACCTGTCACCCACCGCCCTGGAGGAGACCGCCCGTGTTGCCGCCGCCGCCGCGAAGGCGGGAAAAGCGGAGGCGGTGGACCTGGAGAAGCCGCTGCGGCGCCTGCCGGAGCGCTACGAGCACCCCGCCCGCCTGGACATAGACGAGTTCCCCCGGGAGCGAAAGGTGGAGCTTCTCCACCGCGCCGACCAGGCGGCGCGCGAGGCCGGCTCGCGTATCGTCCAAGTGGTGGTGGTCCTGGGAGACGCCCGCCAGGAGGTGTTAATCGCCAACTCCCTGGGCGAGGTGGTCACCGACCTCCGGATGCGCGTGCGCATGGTGGTGCAGGCGGTGGCCGCCCACGAGGGGGAGATCCAAACCGGCCACGAAAGCCCGGGCATACTGGGAGGATACGAATTGTTCCAGGAATTTCCACCCGAAGAAGTCGGTCGCGCCGCCGCCCTGCAAGCCCTGACCATGCTGGAGGCACGGCCCGCCCCCTCCGGACCCATGGCCGTGGTTATCGCCAACGGCACGGGAGGGGTCCTCTTCCACGAGGCCTGCGGGCACGGCCTGGAGGCGGACGCCATATACAAGAAGGCCTCGGTCTTCGCGGGGCGGCTGGACCAGAAGGTGGCTTCCCCCCTGGTTACCGCCTACGACGACGCCACCCTGGCCAACCGGTGGGGTTCCTTCGGTTACGACGACGAGGGGGTGAGAGCGACCCGCACGCCGCTCATCAAGGAGGGGGTGCTGGTGGGCTACATCAACGACCGCAAGCGGGCCCTGCGGGACGGCACCGAGCCCACCGGAAACGGGCGCCGGCAGTCCTACCGTCACGTCCCCATACCCCGCATGAGCAACACATACATAGAGGCGGGCGGGGACCGCGTCGAGGACATCATAGCCGACACCGAACTGGGCCTCTACGCCCGCAAGCTGGGAGGAGGAGAGGTGAACCCGGTCACCGGGGACTTCATCTTCGCCGTGACCGAGGGGTACATGATCCGCAAGGGTAAGGTGGCCGAACCGGTGAAGGGAGCCACCCTCATCGGGAACGGTCCCCGCGTGCTCCTGGACATCGACGCCGTGGGGGAGGACCTGGACTTCGACACCGGTATGTGCGGGAAGGAAGGACAGGCGGTGCCGGTATGCACCGGGCAGCCCACCCTGCGGGTGCGGGAGCTGGTGGTCGGGGGAACCACGGAGGTGATCTGA
- a CDS encoding TldD/PmbA family protein produces the protein MEARLDLRALLEEWVERGRGLVGAGAELELYAQEHRGLTVKAFQGGVESLRYAHSRGVGVRVLKEGRLGYAYCTGFGWEECAKAIEEAAANALFSTPDEHNRLPFPGARPFPGDLGIYHPEVEETPSEDKVKLVLELEEITISRDPRIKRVETAVYADTVSEVAVANSLGVAGSYRSTDCHCYVFPIAEEGEESQTGFSFDLGVKPSDLDLERVAGEAADRALCLLGSRSMPSRRTTVVLDSMVTAEFMGMLAAALSAEAVLKGRSFLAGRQGERVASSLVTVVDDGLLPGGPSTAPFDDEGVPSRRKELISEGVLAGYMHNMYTASRSGTESTGNATRASFRERPRVGATNLFLRSGRGTREELVRGVGDGVLILQVVGAHAGANPVSGEISLGALGLRIKNGELQQPLREITLAGKALDFLRHTVAVGEDLRFLPFEGSLGAPTVVVEGVMISGRG, from the coding sequence GTGGAAGCGCGCCTGGATCTTCGTGCCCTGCTCGAGGAATGGGTGGAGAGGGGCCGCGGCCTGGTGGGAGCGGGAGCGGAGCTCGAGCTCTACGCCCAGGAGCACCGCGGCCTGACGGTCAAGGCGTTTCAGGGCGGGGTGGAATCCCTGCGCTACGCGCATTCCCGGGGGGTGGGGGTCAGGGTCCTGAAGGAGGGAAGGCTGGGATACGCCTACTGTACCGGTTTCGGCTGGGAGGAGTGCGCGAAGGCGATAGAGGAGGCCGCCGCCAACGCCCTCTTCAGCACCCCGGACGAGCACAACCGGCTCCCCTTCCCCGGCGCCAGGCCTTTCCCCGGGGACCTGGGTATCTATCACCCCGAGGTGGAGGAGACCCCCTCGGAAGACAAGGTGAAGCTAGTCCTCGAACTGGAAGAAATTACCATATCGCGCGACCCCCGAATAAAGCGGGTGGAGACGGCGGTTTACGCCGACACCGTCTCCGAGGTCGCGGTGGCCAACAGCTTGGGGGTCGCCGGTTCCTACCGTTCCACGGACTGCCACTGCTACGTCTTCCCCATCGCCGAGGAGGGGGAGGAGTCGCAGACCGGCTTCTCCTTCGACCTGGGGGTCAAGCCCTCCGACCTTGACCTGGAGCGCGTGGCCGGCGAGGCCGCAGACAGGGCTCTCTGCCTGCTGGGCTCCAGGAGCATGCCCTCGCGGCGGACCACGGTGGTGCTGGATAGCATGGTGACCGCGGAGTTCATGGGCATGTTGGCCGCGGCGCTTTCCGCCGAGGCGGTCCTCAAGGGGCGGTCCTTCTTAGCCGGAAGGCAGGGGGAGAGAGTGGCCTCCTCACTGGTGACGGTGGTGGACGACGGCCTGCTGCCGGGTGGGCCCTCCACGGCTCCCTTCGACGACGAGGGGGTGCCTTCCCGCCGGAAGGAGCTCATCAGCGAGGGCGTCCTTGCCGGCTACATGCACAACATGTACACCGCCTCCCGTTCCGGCACCGAGAGCACGGGCAATGCCACCCGTGCCTCCTTCCGGGAGCGTCCCCGGGTGGGGGCCACCAACCTCTTCCTGCGCTCGGGCAGGGGAACCCGCGAGGAGCTGGTGCGTGGAGTGGGGGACGGCGTCCTCATCCTGCAGGTGGTGGGCGCCCACGCCGGGGCCAACCCGGTGAGCGGGGAGATCTCCCTGGGGGCCCTGGGCCTGCGTATAAAAAACGGGGAGTTGCAACAGCCTCTTCGGGAGATCACCCTGGCGGGAAAGGCCCTGGACTTTCTGCGCCACACGGTGGCCGTGGGGGAGGATCTCCGCTTTTTGCCCTTCGAGGGAAGCCTGGGGGCGCCGACCGTGGTGGTGGAGGGGGTCATGATCTCCGGTCGGGGTTGA
- a CDS encoding phosphatase PAP2 family protein: MLDWLLNLDYTLFRYINGLAGKNVLLDSSMKAFCNDHLVPFTLGFLVLVMTLKGRCRKEDRENLAAVIRVFLTVALSAALMQLVITLVHRPRPFVNHEVNLLFYKPVDWSFPSNPATATFSFFFSAWFSDRRFSWYFLPPAFLMSFARVYCGVHYPGDVLAGILLALLSAWMVHRLRFLSRPFVSVALQLESRLRSASSLRE, from the coding sequence ATGCTCGACTGGCTGCTCAACCTGGATTACACCCTCTTCCGGTACATAAACGGACTGGCCGGTAAAAACGTCCTGCTCGACTCATCCATGAAAGCCTTCTGCAATGACCACCTGGTCCCCTTCACCCTGGGTTTCCTGGTCCTGGTCATGACCCTGAAAGGCAGGTGCCGGAAGGAGGACCGGGAGAACCTGGCGGCGGTGATACGCGTGTTCCTCACCGTGGCCCTCTCCGCCGCCTTGATGCAGCTGGTGATCACCCTGGTTCACCGGCCGCGCCCCTTCGTGAACCACGAGGTCAATCTTCTCTTCTACAAGCCCGTGGACTGGTCCTTCCCCAGCAATCCGGCCACGGCCACCTTCTCCTTCTTCTTCTCGGCCTGGTTCTCGGACCGCAGGTTCTCCTGGTATTTTCTGCCACCCGCCTTTCTCATGTCCTTCGCGCGGGTGTACTGCGGGGTCCACTACCCGGGGGACGTGCTGGCCGGCATCCTCCTCGCCCTCCTCAGTGCCTGGATGGTGCACCGGCTGCGCTTCCTCAGCCGGCCCTTCGTATCCGTGGCCTTGCAGCTGGAAAGTCGCCTGCGTTCGGCATCAAGCTTGAGGGAGTGA
- a CDS encoding LCP family protein: protein MELERLRKRRWLRALLLSLSLLAAAGCAFLLLDPWDWLWGKGKEAVSPGPFPGVVDPPLFPEPGPFPYRTLNVLILGLDHGLGRPEEGNRRSDVIMVVHLDLDRQKACLLSIPRDSYVDIPGHGRSKINEAYALGGAELARRTVEEVTGMRMDRHLALDFDEFRWLVDLFGGIPITLEKPISDPKLGNIAAGSQVLDGNQALIMARSRDYPQGDLMRVRQQQRLIIQALYQGKKMAGYPGAAWFLYAALDSLDTDLTRDELIRLAREFASFPVVDVQGGVAPGRTGAAGGASVYFLDPAGMRKLVESIEKYCKVPDEHR from the coding sequence GTGGAACTGGAAAGGCTGAGGAAGAGGAGATGGTTGAGGGCGCTGCTGCTCTCCTTAAGCCTGCTGGCTGCAGCGGGTTGCGCCTTCCTGCTGCTTGACCCCTGGGACTGGTTGTGGGGGAAGGGGAAGGAAGCGGTATCTCCGGGCCCCTTCCCGGGCGTGGTCGATCCCCCTCTCTTCCCGGAACCCGGCCCGTTCCCCTACCGGACCCTCAACGTACTTATCCTGGGCCTGGACCATGGCCTGGGAAGGCCGGAGGAGGGCAACCGCAGGAGCGACGTGATCATGGTGGTCCACTTGGACCTCGATCGCCAGAAGGCCTGCCTGCTCTCCATTCCTCGGGATTCCTACGTGGATATCCCCGGGCATGGGAGGAGCAAGATAAACGAGGCCTACGCCCTGGGGGGAGCCGAGCTGGCCCGCCGCACGGTGGAGGAGGTGACCGGAATGAGGATGGACCGCCACCTGGCGCTGGATTTCGACGAGTTCCGGTGGCTGGTGGACCTCTTCGGCGGGATTCCCATAACGCTCGAGAAACCCATATCCGATCCCAAGCTGGGAAACATCGCCGCAGGAAGCCAGGTGCTCGACGGGAACCAGGCCCTGATCATGGCCAGGTCCCGCGATTATCCCCAGGGAGACCTGATGAGGGTGCGCCAGCAACAGCGCCTCATCATCCAGGCGCTTTACCAGGGGAAGAAGATGGCCGGCTACCCGGGGGCGGCCTGGTTTTTGTACGCGGCCCTGGATTCCCTGGACACCGACCTCACCCGGGACGAACTAATCCGCCTGGCGCGGGAGTTCGCCTCCTTCCCGGTGGTGGACGTGCAGGGAGGGGTGGCGCCCGGGAGGACGGGGGCGGCGGGAGGGGCCAGCGTGTATTTCCTCGACCCGGCGGGGATGAGGAAGCTGGTGGAGTCCATCGAGAAATACTGTAAGGTTCCCGACGAACACCGCTGA
- a CDS encoding PHP domain-containing protein encodes MRIRLDLHVHTVYSFDGSIDPPGLLEACRRRGLGGVAVTDHDAVRGGLTFAAELPELLIVPGSEIRSAEGEIIGLFLEEDVPPGLSAPETMARIHEQGGVVIVPHPFDYVKLRRMTARRLRELASEIDALEVLNGKPRYPGANGRAARFAESLGLPATAGSDAHKADHVGLVYVEMEEFTDKDGFLASLRTAVVGGERYSPWASQMDRWRARLRRERH; translated from the coding sequence GTGAGGATAAGGCTGGACCTTCACGTGCACACGGTATACTCCTTCGACGGCTCCATCGACCCTCCGGGGCTGCTGGAGGCCTGCCGGCGCCGGGGCCTGGGCGGCGTGGCGGTGACCGACCACGACGCCGTGCGCGGGGGACTGACCTTCGCCGCTGAGCTGCCGGAGCTCCTGATCGTACCCGGCTCGGAGATAAGGTCGGCGGAGGGGGAGATCATCGGCCTTTTCCTGGAGGAGGACGTGCCTCCCGGCCTTTCCGCCCCGGAGACGATGGCCCGCATCCACGAACAGGGGGGAGTGGTGATCGTTCCCCACCCCTTCGATTACGTCAAGTTGAGGCGTATGACCGCACGGCGCCTCCGGGAGTTGGCGAGTGAGATAGACGCCCTCGAGGTCCTGAACGGCAAGCCCCGCTACCCCGGCGCCAACGGGAGGGCGGCGCGGTTCGCGGAGAGCCTGGGCCTTCCGGCCACGGCCGGAAGCGATGCCCACAAGGCCGACCACGTGGGACTGGTGTACGTGGAGATGGAAGAATTTACCGACAAGGATGGGTTCCTTGCGTCGCTGCGCACCGCCGTCGTAGGGGGCGAAAGATACTCGCCCTGGGCTTCCCAGATGGACAGGTGGAGGGCGCGCCTACGAAGGGAGCGCCACTGA
- a CDS encoding energy transducer TonB, producing ARRAKRAKAEVEAEVEAEAAEVAAAPAEPAPFIQPPEEPPPPAQEAKPEPSPGPLPDITFEFPLEPEKEGVKLPRLEDRLEFLPPLEEKEEELPPGLEPPEGFFD from the coding sequence GGCCAGGCGGGCCAAGCGGGCCAAGGCGGAGGTCGAGGCGGAGGTCGAGGCGGAGGCCGCGGAGGTCGCCGCCGCCCCGGCGGAACCGGCACCCTTCATCCAGCCTCCGGAGGAACCGCCGCCTCCGGCACAGGAGGCCAAACCCGAACCCTCTCCCGGTCCCCTGCCGGATATCACCTTCGAATTCCCCCTGGAACCGGAAAAAGAAGGGGTGAAACTTCCCCGCCTCGAGGACCGGCTGGAATTCCTCCCGCCCCTCGAGGAGAAGGAAGAGGAACTGCCTCCCGGACTGGAGCCCCCGGAGGGTTTCTTCGATTGA
- a CDS encoding B-box zinc finger protein: MECPFHAGSEAITSCAQCDTPICPLCASETNQVLLCLNCYRSRVEELSVALSSTPVRLAKERKKEKARMFSKRVKAATAVEVPPAEVEAAEVAAAPAEVPLSKKELARLRKEEAKRLKMEKKLARRAKRAKAEVEAEVEAEVEVEAAAPAEVPLSKKELARLR, encoded by the coding sequence ATGGAATGTCCTTTCCACGCCGGAAGCGAGGCGATAACCTCTTGTGCGCAGTGCGACACGCCCATTTGCCCGCTCTGCGCCTCGGAGACCAACCAGGTACTGCTCTGCCTGAACTGCTATCGCTCCCGGGTCGAGGAGCTCAGCGTCGCCCTTAGCAGTACCCCGGTACGCCTGGCCAAGGAAAGGAAGAAGGAAAAAGCCAGGATGTTCTCCAAGCGCGTCAAAGCGGCTACCGCCGTCGAGGTACCTCCAGCCGAGGTGGAGGCCGCGGAGGTCGCCGCCGCCCCGGCGGAGGTTCCCCTGAGCAAGAAGGAGCTGGCCCGCCTGCGCAAGGAGGAGGCCAAGCGCCTGAAGATGGAGAAGAAGCTGGCCAGGCGGGCCAAGCGGGCCAAGGCGGAGGTCGAGGCGGAGGTCGAGGCGGAGGTCGAGGTGGAGGCCGCCGCCCCGGCGGAGGTTCCCCTGAGCAAGAAGGAGCTGGCCCGCCTGCGCA